The Filimonas lacunae genomic sequence TGCCTTTGTTAACAGCAGCAACCGTCAGGTAGACCTGTCTGCCAGCGGTGGTAATGATCGCACAAAATATTACGTTGGCGGAACTTATTACGATGAGCAGTCCACAGGAGTAAACAACCGGCTGAAACGAGGTTCATTGCGCCTGAATCTGACCAGTAATGTTACCGACCGCCTACAGTTAAACGTATCTATTAATGGGATCATGAATGATGGTAACCGGGATGTAGGATTGAACGCTGCCCCACTGCTTTATTTATTTCCCTGGGCCAATCCATATAATGCAGATGGATCTTTGAAACCTTATCTTTTATACAAGGTGAATGGTGCCACACAACAGCGCGCAAACCCCTTGTTTGAAAATCAGTATAACTTCAACCGCCTGCGTTCGCAATTGTTATTCGGGAGTATCCGGTTACAATATAAGATCACAGATTGGCTCACCTTTTCCACCACCAATAGTGGTAACCTGAATTATTCTAAAAATGAAACTTACTACGATGTAAGATCGTTTACAGGATCGGGGCAATTTTGGTCATCACAGGGCTTCCTGGGTACCAATACCAGTTATCTGTATTCTTTTCTTACTTCCAATCAGCTGAACATGCGGAAGAGTTTCGGAGAACATAGTATTACAGCCCTTGCGGCAATGGAATATGGCAAAACTACAGCAGAGGATATGCTGGTGAATGTAAATCATGTTCCTGCCGGTTATCCGGTAATTACCCTTGCCGGACAGCTGGGTGGATCGTTTGATCTTTCTTCCTACGGTATTCCATCTACAAAAGCAGGAAATCTGGATGGTGGTAAGGAGCAGCAGGCGGTTTATTCAGTATTTGGTGAAGCAGCTTATACTTTTAAAAGAAGATATAGCGTTAGCGCATCTGTTCGTACGGATGCATCCAGCAACTTCGGAAGGGATCAGCGTTATGGCACTTTCTTTTCTACCGGAGGTGCCTGGGTTTTAAGTGAAGAGCAATTTCTGAAAAGTTGCAAAGCTATAAACAACCTGAAATTACGGGCTAACTATGGCACCAGTGGCTCCCAGTTAGGGGATAACTTTCTTACACAAACCCTGTATCAGCCCGGAAGCATTTATGGCGGGCAGGCAGCCTCTACAATTGCGATTTTAGGCAACCCCAGCCTGCGTTGGGAGGTAACCCGCACAGTAAGTACGGGATTAGATGTAGGATTGTGGAATCGTTTCAATGCATCAGTTGATTTTTATAACCGCGATTCCAGAGATCTTTTGCAAAAGGTAACACTGCCGGCAGTAGCAGGTTTCCGAACCCAATGGCGTAATGTAGCTGCCGTACGTAATCGCGGTATAGAACTGCTTATCAATTCAACCAATGTGCGCAATAAAAATTTTCAATGGACATCGTCTTTCAATATCAGTTATAATACTAATAGTATTATAAAAGTAGCAGATGATTCTCTTAAGCAGGGGTATTCTACAGGTACCTATTATTTGTACAAAGGAGAAGATATTAATGCGATGAAAGCCATCAGATATTCGGGGGTTGATGCGCAGACTGGCAAGCCATTGTTTGAAAAACTGCTATTTGATGAAAAAGGTAATATAGCCGGAAAGCAATATGTGAACACAGTAGCAGAAGTGGGTGGCCAAAGTGATCCAAGACAATTTCAGACACTGGGTAGTTTTCGTCCGCGCTATTTTGGAGGATTGACCAATACTTTTACCTATAAGCAGTTTTCTCTGAATGTACTGATAACGTATGCATTCAAATATATTGTGAATGATTACAATTCTAGTTTTCAGCAAGGTAGCTATATTCCCTCAGTGACTCAGCTGGCTTTCAGAAGCAATCAGAAAGTATGGACACAACCTGGGCAGGCAGATGCCACCGAACCTATGTTGTATTACCATTCCAACACTTCTTATTATGCTTCGTCCAAATCCATGCACGATGGAAGTCACGCACGTCTTAGGAGTATACGTCTGGGATATGAGCTGTCTTCTTTCATGACAAATAAATTAAGGATTAGCGGAATGACGCTGTATGTAAGTGCGGATAATCTCTGGACAGTGTATTCGAAAAATTTGCTGGCTGCTGACCCTGAAGGCCCTTCTGTAGGAGAAGCCCAAAGTTTCGGCAATTCTGTTGGCGCTGGCCTTGGCGCTCCACGCCGATATGTATTCGGAGTTCAGGTTATTTTTTAGCATTCAAGCAAAAGCTTATAAAATGAAACATTGCATAATACTTATACTGATTATATTTCTTTTAACCGGATGCAACAAGCAAATCGATGAAATACGTCCGCTGACTAAAATTGATCAGAAGGGAGAACTTTCGTCTGTGGCGGGCATTGTAGAAACAACCGTTGGTAACTATACTTACCTCAATGGCAGTGATAGAATCTATTACAGCATGGTTTTACAGGATCTTTGCGAAAACAGGGGAGATAATGTAACACTGCAGGATTGGGCGCCGGTAGGTCAGTATACAGACGCTTTCTACTTCAGAAATAGTACAGGGCTTGCAGCTGGTTCCAGCGCTGATTTTTACCGTGGATCGTACCAGTTGATTATAAGTGCTAATTTAACCCTGGAAGGTATTCAGGAATTTAAGACATCCACATTTGCTTCACTGACAGAAGCGGACAGGAATAAGGTGACTTATGCGGAAGGGGAGAACAGATTTCTGCGTGCCTTTACATATTTCAATCTGGTTCGTATTTACGGAAAGCCCTACTACCAGGCCAACGCACAGGATCTGGCTGTTCCGCTGAAAACAAGTACGGACATAACTGATATACCTGCCCGTTCTTCTGTAAAGAATTTGTATGCATTTATTGTCAGTGAACTCAAATCAGCAGCAGAGCTTATGAAAGCCCCTGTAACTAAAACCAATTCGTTTGCAAGCACCGCGTCAGCCTGGGCGTTGTTGTCAAGGGTATACCTGTATATGGGAGGTTCAATAGACAGTCCTGACGCCGCTTCCAATCAACTGGCGATTACCTATGCAGATAGTGTTATAGCGCAAACCAGTGGCAAATATGACCTTTTACAGGGAACAGATTATATCAATATGTTGGGGGATGATGAAACGGGAGCACTTGGCCGTTCTGTATTCGCTTCCAATAAGGAGATCATCTTTGCTTATGATAATACAACTACCGGTGGTAGTCCAATCGGTTTATTATATCATTATTACCCTTCAGATGGGTTGGGAGCAATATTTGTTCCATCGGCAGAGTTGAAATCTTTATATACATCCATTGACCTCCGCAGCACGTTTTTTAAAGTTAATACAGCTTCCGGAAAAGTGGAAACTACCAAATGGCTTTGCCTGAATCAGGGCGGTACTACGCTGGCGCCTTGTATTTACTTTCGGCTGGCGGAAGTGTATCTGAACCGATCAGAGGCTTATGCCAAACTGAATAACGTAAGTAATGCAAAGGCTGATTTGAAACTGATTCATCAGCGTGCCGGTCTTTCTGGAACAGAAGTGGATAATCTGGCAGATGCGGCTGTGCTGGATGCTATCCTGAAAGAGAGACGCATGGAACTTGCATTTGAGGGACATTGCAGCTTTGATTATTTCCGTAACGGACTTCCTATGACCAGAGATGCAGCAGATTACAACGGTGTTGCTCTTACTATTCAGCCTACAGATAATAATGTTGTATTTGCAATACCTAATCAGTAAGTATTTAGTCAACAGAACCATATCGTAACAAGGTAAGTGTAATTCAACACATGAATGTATGACAGATTCATGTGGGTATATCCTATTGCCTTTTAACTCTATTCAGGAATTTTAAAAAATATAAGAATGTCTCAAAATTTAATGAAGCCAGGGAAGTGTATACTGGCATGTGTAATGTTGCTTGTGTTGAACGCAAAATTGTCTGCACAGGAAAATAAAGCCAATTTAGGTATAGGTGATAGAGTGCCTGCATTTAAATACGGGTTGTGTTTAAAAGGGGCGCCAGTTAAAAAATTTGAAAAAGGCCATCTGTACTTGTTTGAATTTTGGGCTACCTGGTGTGGGCCATGTATCGCATCCATGCCGCACCTGTCGGAGTTTGCAAAAAAACATAAGCAGGATGCAACTGTTATTGCGGTTAATATCTGGGAAAGTAGCCATGGAAAAAATTCCTACGAATCTACCTGGCCTAAGATTACAAAGTTTGTAAAAGGAATGGGAGAAAATATGGGATTCAATGTGGTTACGGATAGTAAAGATCAGTTCATGGGTAATAAATGGATGAAGGCGGCAGGTCAGGATGGAATACCTTGTACTTTCATTGTGAAAGACAGTGTAATTCTTTGGATAGGGCACCCCATTGAACTAGACTCTATAGTAGAGCTGGTAAACAGCGGTCACTATGATCCGGTGGCTACTAAAAAGGAAACTGAAGCAAGGCAGGCTAAGTCTGATTCTATTGCTGGTATTTATAAGAAATATTACGATTCTTATGAAAAGGCGATAGCAGATAAAAAGTATGATCTGGCCATGCAAATATTAGATTCCGGAAGTATTGCGGCTCCTGACTTTAAGGGAACTTTTGGCTTTTTCAAATTTATGGCCCTGCTCGAAGTTCGTCCGGATACTGCCTTGGCCTTTGTGAAAGAATGGCAAAAATCCGGCCCGGGGTATGTGGGTTCTGTTGCAGCAGTTATTGCTAAGAAAAAGGGGCTGCCATACGATTTATATGAGTATGCCCTGGAGTCGTGGGAATCACTGCTGAGCAACCCACAGATGCCGACGTCGATGGTATATGAGAACAAGGCCATGTTGTATGCGAATATGGAGGATTACAAAAAAGCAGTTGAAAACCAGGAGAAGGCCATTGCCGAAGGTAAACAGGCTATAAAGGATAAAAAGTTTATTGGGTTCATCATGGATGATACTATCAAAGGATATGAAAAGGTTTTAAGTGAGTATAAGTCTAAATTGAAATAGTATTTTTTAATTAGGGGGTGAGATATTCTTCTCCAACATGGAACAGGAATAGCCGGGCAAACACAATTTGCCTGGCTTTCTTTATCCTCCGAACGAAGTGTGTTCACATAGGATTCGGGAAAATTTAAATATTTAGTCGAGCTTTTTGGAGGGTGCACCTAGGTTTTGGTGCAACCGATAACGTACCAGATTTACCGGCATACCTTTAATTATAAAAAGCAACAGATCAGCAGGGGAAATGAGGTTTTTGAATTGTAGCGACCTGTTGCAGTTGTCAGCTCCTGCCATTTTCTATCAGGAAATAAAGCGGTTTATCAATCCGGCAACATAAGCGTGATGCTCTTCCAGTAAAAAGTGGCCCCCATCAATTTGAATGATCTCTGCATTGGGCAGGTCTTTTCTATAAGCTTCTCCGCCTGGAGCTATAAACAGCGCATCGTTTTTCCCCCATACTACCATTGTTTTAGGCTGGTGCTTTTTGAAATACGCATGCCATTCATCGTACAGCGCCAGGTTGTTGCCATAATCGAGGAAAAGCGCCAGTTGTATTTCATCGTTGCCTGCGCGGTCGAGATAGTATTGATCGGTTATATAACTATCCGGGCTTATCCGGGCCTGATCATGAGCGCCATTCAGGTATAACCATCGGGTAGCTTCCAACGTGAGAAAAAAGCGGGCTGCTTGCTCATGCGCTGCATCAGGTTGTTGAATGTAGGTAATCAATGGCTCCAGTGCGTCTCCTAGCCCTTCATTATAGGCATTGGCATTTTGTATGATCAATGACTGAATCAGTTGCGGACGGCGGGTGGCAATCCGTAACCCTATAGGACCACCGTAATCCTGGATATATAGGTTGATATCCCTGAGTTGCAGGTGATCAATAAAGCGTTCCATGATAACTGATAAATTGTCGAATGTATACGAGAACTGCTTTATGCCAGGCATGCTGCTTTGACCAAACCCCGGGTAGTCAGGAGCTATAATATGGTATGCTTCGGATAGATCAGCAATAAGATCTCTGTACATATGCGACGAAGAAGGGAAGCCATGTAGTAACAATAATAGCGGGCGTTCTGCAGTTCCGGCTTCACGATAAAAAATTTCTAGCCCATCTATTGCTGCTGTTTTGTAAAGTATTTGCTCTTTCATAATAATAATTGTTATGACCTGATTGATCCATCAAAAGTGAGCAAAAGGGTGTGATCAGGTAAATAACTTATGTTATAGAACCTATCAGTTTTTTAATTGATCCTGCCCTTTCCATCATCGTCATTGTGTTAAAAGATTGCAGAGTTTTGTTGTGAAATAAAACACACAACATGATGTATTTAAAAAAAAAGACGGCAGTGATAGCGTCTATGTTATGGCTGGTGCTATTGGCTAGCTGTTCGGCTCCGGGTAAAGAGAGCAATGGTACGGCTGACTATTTTGTTACAGATACAACTACTGTACAAACAGGCGGCGCTAAGATGGTACCCATCACTACTCGTAAAGGCGTATTCCATGTATGGACAAAACGCATTGGTAATAATCCCAACATAAAAGTGATGCTATTGTCTGGCGGACCTGGTTTTCCTCACGATTACCTGGAAGTGTTTGAAAGCTATTTCCCTGGTCAGGGAATTGAGTTTTATTATTATGATGAAATGGGTAATGGCAACAGTGACAAACCGGGTGATAGCAGCCGCTACAATGTAGCCAGTGCTGTGGAGGAGTTGGAGCTGGTAAGGCAGGCACTACACCTGGATAAAGAAAACTTTTATCTGTTTGGTCATTCGTGGGGTGGTTTATTAGCTATGGAGTACGCTGCGAAATACCAACGGCACCTGAAGGCGATCATTGTATCGAACATGGTAGCAAGCGGCCAGGAGTTTAACCGCTATATTCAACAAGTGCTGGTGAAAGAAATACCGAAGGTTGAGATGGATACCATCAATGCTATCTCTGCCAGAAACGATTATGGCAATCCGAAATATATGGAGCTTGTGATGAAGAATTTTTATGCGCAGCATATTTGCCGCATGCCATTGGAACAATGGCCTGAGCCTCTTAACAGGGCGCTTGGTAAATTGAATGCACCTTATTATATGGCTTTACAAGGCCCCAGTGAATTAGGTATTATTGGCAGTTTACGCAACTGGGATATAAGCACCCGATTAAAAGATATTACAATACCTGCACTGTTTATAGGTGCAAAATATGACGAAATGGATCCTGAACATATCAAGTGGATGAGCCAGCAAGTACAGCATGGACAGTTTTTATACTGTGCCAATGGTAGCCACCTCAGCATGTACGATCAGCAGTCATTTTACATGAACGGCGTTATCCATTTTATAAAGGAGGTGAATAATACCCCTTAATATATAGTTAAAAGCCTTCGGATATATCCGAAGGCTTTTAACTAAAACGCTGCCTGAAGGGTTACACCGGTAAAAACATAATAAAAATTAGTGTTTTAGCATCTCATGTGCATATTGAATGCCGATGCCATAGGCGCCACCATATTTTTTAATAAGATCGGTTACGCCTTTATAGGTTTCACTTCTGGCCCAGTCGCGTTGCAGTTCCAGTATGTATTGCATGGCTGTCATTGGTTTTACACCGGCCTGTATCATCCTGCTAATCGCCATGTCGTGCGCCTCTTTGCTAACGTCGCCGCAGGCATCGGTAATTACGTATACATCATAACCATCTGCCTTAGCTGATAAAGCCGGCCCTACTATACACACACTTGTCCATAACCCGGCAAAAATGAGTTTCTTTTGATTTTTGGCGGTGATGGCTTTGTGCGCATTTACATCTTCCCAGCAATTCATCGTGGTTCTGTTGATATAACCAGTAGCGGGATAGAATTCTGTTATTTCACTAAAAACAGGACCGCTAAAGGATTTGGCTGCAACAGTAGTTACCACGGTGGGTATGTTGAATATTTTGGATGAACCAGCTACAATTGCTGCATTACTACGCAATTCGGTAATGCTGATATTCTTTGTAGCAAAACCCATCTGACTTTGGTGATCTACCAGCACCAATGCATGATTGGTGGGTGTTAATAGTTCTGAAGAAGGTTTTTGGGAATAGCCCTGTACGGAAATGGCTGCCATCATAAATAGGGTGGCCATCGATTGAATTGTCTTTCTCATTATTGGAACTTTTAATGGAGCGTGTATAAATTGTTTGTTTGGTTTCTTAAAACTTTTCTACAATAGCAACTCCTGCAATGATCAATAGCACACCCAGGCCACGCCATACATTGATAGGGTGTGGTACTGCCACCAGGATGTTATAATGATCTAGTAATACGGAGATGATCACCTGGCCGGCTACTACCAATCCAAACGTAAGCGCCATGCCTAATTTAGGAAGTGCCATCATGCTTGCGGTAATAAACAAAGCGCCAATGATACCGCCGCCTGTTATGGAAGTAATAGAACTGCCCTTCAACAGTTGCCAGGAAAGCGTTTCTTTGGTGAAGGGGATATAAATTGCCATAGCGATTGCGCCTACCATAAAACAGATCATAGAGGCGTATAGAGGGCTCGCCAATGACTTGGCGAGCTTTGCATTAAGGCCACCCTGTACAGGTAACAGGGTGCCGCATAAGAAGATCAGCAGTAGCCAGACTATTCTCATGGTTTTGTTTTTTGTTTTATTTTTTCTATTTCTGCTTCCAATTGTGCAATGTATTCATGCTGTGATGCAAAGGCTTTATTGATCTCCTCCATGGTGTACCGGGGTGTTATGTGTTGCGGACAGTTCCAATCGTAGGCGGCTATCTCAAATACCATCATTCTTTCCGGGCGAAACTGATACTCCTCCAGGTCAAGTTGTGCATACAGCGCAGGATCGTCTTCGAGTTCAACGATCCTGGCTTTGGCGTATAATTTCAATCTTGCTCTTGTCGGATAATCGACCATGATCAACGACACGTTGTTATTGGTAGCCAGGTTGCCCACAGTAATGTATTGGCCATTCCCTTTAAAATCAATAATGCCCAATCGTTTTGTGTCCAGCACTTTAATAAATCCCCTGGGGCCTCCTCTATGTTGTATATAGGGATAGCCATTTTCACCAATGGTGGCTATGTAAAAACTATCTTGCCCTGAGATAAAAACAATCTCCTGCTCCGTCATGCCATCCACCTCACTTCTCTTTTCATGACGGGCATAGCTTTTACGGCTGCCTAGTTTTTCCTGCATGTCTTTCACCGCATCTGTAAATGCCAGGGATGCATAATTCATTGCCATTTAACATTGCTTTTATTATAATCAGGCATGCGCAGTATCCTTACCGGGGTCTTGCGCCAAAACCTTATCCCAGAGCGAATCGCCGCACTCGTCAGGTATAACTACGTCTTTACCTACTTTCCTGTCTAAGAAGTTCCGGATGGTGGTTGTGATTTCATCGCCAAAACTTTCGAGCGCGAAATGCCCTGTTGGATATAAATGGAATTCAAGATTCTTTACATCTTTTTTAAATGCTTCTGCGCCAACGCCGGGAAAAATGTAATCGTCTTTACCATATACAATTAACATTTCAGGATTTTTTGTGCGCAGGTATTCCTGCCATTTGGGGTACTGTTTTACGTTATTCTGGTAATCGTAAAAGAGTTGAATTTGTATGTCATCATTTTCGGGGCGTTGTAGATGCCGTAAGTCAACCTCCCAGTTGTCGGGTGATATAACACTGGCATCCGGCACATGATGGGTGTATTGCCATTTCAAACCATCGGGGCTATGAAATGCCTGGCAAGCCTTGATGGCATCCTGATCATTACGATTTTTCCAAAGGGCTTTAATAGGGTCCCAAAAGGTTTCTAATCCTTCTTCATAGCAACAGCCATTTTGTACAATAATTGTTTCTATCCTGTCGGGATGTTTAGAGGCAATAGTCCAGCCAACGGGAGCGCCATAGTCCATCAGGTATACACTAAACTTTTCAATGTTGAGGTGCTCCAGCAATGCTTCCATGATTTTGGCATAGTTGGCAAAACTGTATTCAAAATCGGCCATAAGAGGTTGCTCGCTTCTGCCGTAACCGGGATAGTCCGGGGCAATCAGGTGATACTTATCTGACAGATCATTGATCAGGTTGCGGTACATATGCGATGATGTTGGATAGCCATGCAACAAGAATAATACGGGTGCATCTGCTGGCCCTGCTTCTCTGTAGAAAATATCTACTCCATTAATCTTTACTACATGGTAGTGTGTTTTGTTCTTCATTGTGTTTGTTTTCAACAAAACTCTCATCATTCACTTGATTTATAAAATCACTGTAGTAATCAGTAGTATCAAAAATGTAATAGCTGTGCAGGTGTCTATTAAAATTTTAAGAGGATCATTCAACCAGGTTATTTGTTTGATGATGGTTAGTTGCTCAATTTTATACTGTAATATTTTTATAACTATTATTAATGTAAACATTATGAATGCAAAGTATTTAGTAGCAGGAATAACCGGAACGGCGCTGGCGGCTATGAGCTTGTCCGTTATGTCCTTCGTAAACGCCCCTAAAAAAGTGATGTCTTCTAATGAAAGCGACAAGCCAACGATCGTACTGGTTCATGGCGCTTTTGCTGATGGTTCATCCTGGAATAAAGTGATACCCATTTTGCAGAAAAAAGGATACCGGGTAATGGCTGTTCAAAACCCACTAACCTCCTTAAACGATGATGTGGCCTTTGTGGAACGCGCGATAGCAGAGGCTCCGGGAAAGGTGATATTGGTAGGGCATTCATGGGGAGGTGTAGTTATTACCCAGGCTGGTAATAACGAAAAAGTAAAATCATTGGTGTATGTAGCGGCTTATGCGCCGGGAGAGGGGCAGAGTGTGGAAAGCATTAGCAGGGATGCGCACGAAGCAAGAAAAATTCCTAATGTGCCGGGGTTAGCAGACCCGATCGTAACGGATGGTTATATCCGGCTTAAAGAAGAAACGGTTATCAACCATTTTGCACAGGATCTTCCACAGCAGGAGGCAAAGATTATTGCAGCAGGACAAGGGCGTTTTCATGTTAGTACTATAGGCGCCAAAGTGTCAAATCCTGCATGGAAAAACAAGCCAAGTTATTTCATCGTGTCGGATAATGATCATATGATATCGCCACAGTTGGAAACCGAAATGGCAGAGAACATTCATGCCACCACCTATCACCTTGCTGCAAGTCACGTAGCCATGCTTTCAAAACCTGAAAAAGTTGCTGAAGTGATTCTTACTGCGGCGCAAAAGGAATAAGGTGATGATACCCTTTTTCAAAGGGCGGTTCTTTTATAGACGTTTGCAGGAATATTAATACAGGTTGAAGCGCCGGCTCCTGCAGGTGATACCGGAATGTATCCCAGTCGCGGAATTGCTTACACACTACAAACCTGGTTTTGTTGTTAATTACCTGGCTAAGCTGATAAAATAGTACACCGGGAGCTTCCTGTAACACTGGTGCCAGGTTACGGTTGATGGATATGAATTGTTTTTCAGTGCCGGCCTTTACGTCTATAAACAGCATAATGGTTAACGCATCCTGGTTTACTTCTTTGGAAAACGACTCCAGTTCTTTTACAAAAGTAGTTTCAGGTGGCGATGATAAGCCCATCTTTGTGAAAGCACCGACGGCCTTTGCGTCGGTGCTCTTTTTATTTTGCTTATAGAAGGTATGACTGCTCCATCTTTCTACAATCCACATGATACACGCATCACCTCTTTCATAATAGGCGGCTGACATTATGTTTCCCTCCTTCGTGGCAGCAATACGCACATACTCGTCCAATACTTCCAGAAACCTGTTCTGCCAGGCAGTTTTTACATGATATTGGGTTAACACCATTATGGATGTTTTCCATGTTTGTTGCATTTTCATTGCAGTAGAGATTAAGAAGGCCCATTGTGCCTGACGGGTAAAGTTGCTGATTAATTGTGCGGCAGAGAAATTAGCACAGTAATAGTGACAAGTATTATTTTAATAAGGAAAGGGCGCAAAGAGGGTGTTTTTTTTATTTTAAAAACTTAGTGAAGCGTAGTTTTGTTATGTGCGATTATTTTAATATAATAGCTACTGTCATGAAGAAAAAGGTACTTATTGTAGAAGATGAATTTATTGTAGCAAGTAATTTAAGGCTGGTATTACTGCGATCCGATTATGAAATAATTGGTATAGCTACCTCTGCCGACGAGGCGGAAGCGTATTTACAAAAAAAACTGCCTGATATTGTTTTGCTTGATATCAGCTTACAGGGGGAACGCTCCGGTATTGATATTGCCCGGAAGCTACAATCGAAACGTATCGTATTTATATACCTGTCGGCCAATTCAAGTCAAAGGGTATTGGAAGAGGCAAAGGCAACAGAGCCATATGGATTCCTGGTGAAGCCATTCAGGAAAAAAGACTTATTGATCATGTTAGATATTGCCTGGTATCGTTATGTTAATAGTATTGAAACAAAAACAAACCAGGAAACACTTTTACAGAAGCAACTAACAGCCATCAGTGAAGAAAATATAGATGGTCAGCAACAATTGCTGAAGATGGCCAGAATTATGCAGTCTTATATACCCTTCGATCTTATGATGTCTGGTAGCAGACCTCTTAATACAGCACAATTTAACGATAAGGGATATTTGCGTATCGGGTTTGATGAATACCAGTTTATTGAGGAAACAGCATTGCTTGCCATTACCAATTTGAAGAAAACAGCGTTGTCTGTTATTCTCGCAAACACTCATACGGATATCAATACAATCATTTATAACAGTGAATCAGCCAGAGAGAAGGCGAATATTCCTTCTCTTCAAAAAACATTGACCGAAACGTTCAGTTTACAATCCTATCTGGTGTTTCCTGTTGTTTTAAGCAATGGGCAATTCTTTCACTATTTTTTTTATAGTCGTCAGCAGCATATCCATACCAATGAGCATATTGCTTTACTCAACGATTTGAGAACCTGTTTAGTGGCATTGGCTGAAAAAATAATTTACGGAGCAGCTACGCCAGGTTTGATACAAAAGGTGGGTGTTATAAGAAACCAGCAGGGAGCATCGGTGAATTATCCGGAGTTCCGGGGTGTTATTGGTAATCATCATTTACTGCTGAGCGCGTTGGATCTTGCTGCCCAGGTTGCTCCTTACAATACATCCGTATTAATTCTTGGAGAAAGTGGTACCGGAAAAGAAAAACTAGCCCAGGCCATTCATTTATTATCGCCAAGAAAAAATGCCCCCTACATAAAAGTAAATTGTGCTGCTATTCCGGCTACGTTAATAGAGTCGGAATTGTTTGGTCACGAAAAAGGCGCATTCACTGGCGCCATAGAAAAAAGAAAAGGAAAATTTGAACAGGCTGAGGGAGGAACGATTTTTCTGGATGAGATTGGAGAGCTTTCCCTGGAAATGCAGGTAAAGATTCTGCGTTTTTTACAGGAAAAGGAAATTCAATGCGTAGGCGGTAATTCGCTTATAAAAGTAAATGTTCGGGTGGTAGCTGCTACAAACCGTAATCTTGAGAAGGCGATTGCTGAAGGGAATTTTCGGCTTGATCTGTATTACCGCCTCAATGTTTTTCCTATTACATTGCCTTCATTGAAAGAGCGTAAAAGTGATATAAAAGAGCTGGCTGTTTATTTTGCGGAGAAGTATTGCAGGGAGTTTAATAAACCGTTTTACGGTATTGCTGCCTCTATGATGGAAGAGATGACGGCTTATCACTGGCCGGGAAATATCAGGGAACTGGAGAACGTTATCGAACAGTCGGCCGTTCTCAACGATGGTCAATCGAAATTAGAACTGAAACGAAAGCTTACAGACAGGAATGCTTTACCTGTTTCAAAGGTGATTAAAACATTGGAAGATGTGAAGACCGCTAAGGATGAAACCGAGCGGGAATACATTATTTCGATACTCAGAAAAGCAGATGGCCGTGTCCGTGGTGTAAATG encodes the following:
- a CDS encoding SusC/RagA family TonB-linked outer membrane protein — encoded protein: MRIAKFLLLLLFLQLTTKVHSQKISLNLKQASLSRVLDEISKQAGVSVIYNENLIVGLPAVTISVKDASVQEVLDKCLKDLPLAYDINGLVIRLKSKKSSAAKGEVPATGNPDGLADIKGKVICGDKPLAGASITLAPGGRGVSADENGNFTLPEVAPGNYKLSISSLGCQGTSRDLLVSGSDVFLNISLKPAAEEVAEVVVTVGYTQKKPGEITGAIQTISGEQFRKGIMTSDPVSMLKGLATGLYISEQNAGDPTSSGGQIFVRGQSSIAGVGVDQVNEYVMPKLNYGPLIVLDGVILPNQNLKDVVSPQEIDNISVLKDAAATAIYGSRAAAGVLVVTTKKGAGVKSRITAEIKYGLNHPNRGPVRYLNGRELYNLQKEYYTQDYQINEAALSAQYPTAEAYLNYRLPSQADLANEFNWQDYAFVNSSNRQVDLSASGGNDRTKYYVGGTYYDEQSTGVNNRLKRGSLRLNLTSNVTDRLQLNVSINGIMNDGNRDVGLNAAPLLYLFPWANPYNADGSLKPYLLYKVNGATQQRANPLFENQYNFNRLRSQLLFGSIRLQYKITDWLTFSTTNSGNLNYSKNETYYDVRSFTGSGQFWSSQGFLGTNTSYLYSFLTSNQLNMRKSFGEHSITALAAMEYGKTTAEDMLVNVNHVPAGYPVITLAGQLGGSFDLSSYGIPSTKAGNLDGGKEQQAVYSVFGEAAYTFKRRYSVSASVRTDASSNFGRDQRYGTFFSTGGAWVLSEEQFLKSCKAINNLKLRANYGTSGSQLGDNFLTQTLYQPGSIYGGQAASTIAILGNPSLRWEVTRTVSTGLDVGLWNRFNASVDFYNRDSRDLLQKVTLPAVAGFRTQWRNVAAVRNRGIELLINSTNVRNKNFQWTSSFNISYNTNSIIKVADDSLKQGYSTGTYYLYKGEDINAMKAIRYSGVDAQTGKPLFEKLLFDEKGNIAGKQYVNTVAEVGGQSDPRQFQTLGSFRPRYFGGLTNTFTYKQFSLNVLITYAFKYIVNDYNSSFQQGSYIPSVTQLAFRSNQKVWTQPGQADATEPMLYYHSNTSYYASSKSMHDGSHARLRSIRLGYELSSFMTNKLRISGMTLYVSADNLWTVYSKNLLAADPEGPSVGEAQSFGNSVGAGLGAPRRYVFGVQVIF
- a CDS encoding RagB/SusD family nutrient uptake outer membrane protein — protein: MKHCIILILIIFLLTGCNKQIDEIRPLTKIDQKGELSSVAGIVETTVGNYTYLNGSDRIYYSMVLQDLCENRGDNVTLQDWAPVGQYTDAFYFRNSTGLAAGSSADFYRGSYQLIISANLTLEGIQEFKTSTFASLTEADRNKVTYAEGENRFLRAFTYFNLVRIYGKPYYQANAQDLAVPLKTSTDITDIPARSSVKNLYAFIVSELKSAAELMKAPVTKTNSFASTASAWALLSRVYLYMGGSIDSPDAASNQLAITYADSVIAQTSGKYDLLQGTDYINMLGDDETGALGRSVFASNKEIIFAYDNTTTGGSPIGLLYHYYPSDGLGAIFVPSAELKSLYTSIDLRSTFFKVNTASGKVETTKWLCLNQGGTTLAPCIYFRLAEVYLNRSEAYAKLNNVSNAKADLKLIHQRAGLSGTEVDNLADAAVLDAILKERRMELAFEGHCSFDYFRNGLPMTRDAADYNGVALTIQPTDNNVVFAIPNQ
- a CDS encoding redoxin family protein, with the protein product MSQNLMKPGKCILACVMLLVLNAKLSAQENKANLGIGDRVPAFKYGLCLKGAPVKKFEKGHLYLFEFWATWCGPCIASMPHLSEFAKKHKQDATVIAVNIWESSHGKNSYESTWPKITKFVKGMGENMGFNVVTDSKDQFMGNKWMKAAGQDGIPCTFIVKDSVILWIGHPIELDSIVELVNSGHYDPVATKKETEARQAKSDSIAGIYKKYYDSYEKAIADKKYDLAMQILDSGSIAAPDFKGTFGFFKFMALLEVRPDTALAFVKEWQKSGPGYVGSVAAVIAKKKGLPYDLYEYALESWESLLSNPQMPTSMVYENKAMLYANMEDYKKAVENQEKAIAEGKQAIKDKKFIGFIMDDTIKGYEKVLSEYKSKLK